The Chryseobacterium indicum genome includes a window with the following:
- a CDS encoding condensin complex protein MksE, with protein MEVPVQTAEIFKILSKGQFISSNSSDKNISNLYNIIEDEQNFEQLADYFSNINFSLEKGDEYFYFCRPETKVDLEKKIEKAFEWIDTIDFLKTYDNSFSSGYRFGPSEILVRIKTDAELETKLDALKKHTEKTKHQEILDKVLKKLSDDTFIELENEITNQYKVLASFKYLEQLILTINIPEEVSNEIPE; from the coding sequence ATGGAAGTACCTGTACAAACCGCAGAAATATTCAAAATACTTAGCAAAGGACAATTTATAAGTTCCAACAGTTCTGATAAAAACATCAGCAATCTCTATAACATTATAGAAGATGAGCAAAATTTTGAGCAATTAGCAGATTATTTTAGTAACATCAATTTCTCATTAGAGAAAGGCGATGAATATTTTTATTTTTGCAGACCTGAAACAAAGGTTGACCTCGAAAAGAAAATAGAAAAAGCCTTTGAATGGATTGATACTATTGATTTTCTCAAAACTTATGATAATTCTTTTAGTTCAGGTTATCGTTTTGGTCCTTCCGAAATATTGGTAAGAATAAAAACAGATGCTGAATTAGAGACAAAGTTGGACGCCCTGAAAAAACACACGGAGAAAACTAAACATCAAGAAATTTTAGATAAAGTATTGAAAAAATTGTCGGATGACACTTTTATTGAATTGGAAAACGAAATCACCAATCAATATAAAGTTTTGGCTTCATTCAAATACCTTGAACAACTTATTTTAACAATCAATATCCCAGAAGAAGTAAGCAATGAGATACCTGAGTAA
- a CDS encoding DUF7281 domain-containing protein gives MKIPVHIAQKILQLSKGDTLNSSVARHTVIDELIEERIVERTGRIQKKLQLVNRNALLLFLQNKYGINDLEKYVEISSKNNVQRSDLVEVSSYSKLKNIRTFKGFLINSYVPTNVILNGNEITMNFTEGIFQFIYDFENFIPNENATIIGIENAENFRWIAKQKYLFEDIEPLFVSRYPQSQSKDLVKWLQSIPNNYLHFGDFDFAGIGIYLNEFKKHLLDKATFFIPENIEKLVVKHGNKTNYDRQKINFKIENISEEKLIKLVKNLHQYKCGLEQEIFIKKL, from the coding sequence ATGAAAATACCTGTACATATCGCACAAAAAATTCTACAACTGTCAAAAGGAGATACACTTAATTCAAGTGTGGCAAGACATACTGTAATAGATGAACTGATAGAAGAAAGAATCGTAGAAAGAACAGGTAGAATACAGAAGAAACTACAACTTGTGAATCGCAATGCATTGTTGCTTTTTCTTCAAAATAAATATGGAATCAATGACTTAGAAAAATATGTTGAAATTTCTTCAAAAAATAATGTCCAGAGAAGTGATTTGGTGGAAGTTTCATCCTACTCAAAACTCAAAAATATAAGGACTTTTAAAGGTTTTCTTATAAACAGCTATGTTCCTACAAATGTAATATTGAATGGAAATGAGATTACGATGAATTTTACCGAAGGAATATTTCAATTTATTTACGACTTTGAGAATTTTATCCCCAATGAAAATGCTACAATAATAGGAATTGAAAATGCAGAAAATTTTCGATGGATAGCCAAACAAAAATACTTATTCGAAGATATTGAACCGCTTTTTGTAAGTCGCTATCCTCAAAGTCAGAGTAAAGATTTAGTGAAATGGTTACAATCAATTCCCAACAATTACTTACATTTTGGCGATTTTGATTTTGCAGGAATCGGAATTTATCTGAACGAATTCAAAAAGCATCTTTTAGATAAGGCAACTTTCTTTATTCCTGAAAATATAGAAAAACTTGTTGTCAAACACGGTAATAAAACCAATTACGACCGTCAAAAAATAAATTTTAAAATTGAAAATATATCTGAAGAGAAACTGATTAAACTTGTGAAAAACCTACATCAATATAAATGTGGCTTAGAGCAAGAAATTTTTATAAAAAAATTATAA
- a CDS encoding ABC-three component system protein produces MTENDIKKYSVILGEGSGVLFQPADSDKTYVLSARHVFYDEIEDERGGKKSEVKKEITLRFSDSQDEEKVIEIKNGENYFEHSESSIDAAILLFPDIVGYNQIFIDNNTSSNRYNMAGFPQSRRVFDDKYNKYKISDIISSDENILSLRLEVAHLSHSDISGFSGGGIIKFNEDYLTICGIQSRTPEEDCNGEISVVPIMRFIEIAKQHNLPELLPSFLVNFKFLQQDAFNFNASIDDDDISFTRLFLKQKTEEVLSSDITPRFIKDYFTDRLLINDKNMLKLNDELIYITWLEFLTLINIVKDKTCNISDLEDIFCYLRLLYRKTDTDWLETDFLKDCLVSNYDGLEENGTVFIKTNKLPSKQNIKHYRLNKGSIVPRIDSLKSNYENGTLNSDVNNITNALSELKEFVFDKYNFIHFEYLKHFMLVENSENYKNFKKSNENELLIKLKEEYGKIFGI; encoded by the coding sequence ATGACCGAAAATGATATAAAAAAATACTCAGTTATTTTAGGAGAAGGAAGTGGAGTTCTCTTTCAGCCTGCTGATTCAGATAAAACATATGTATTGTCTGCAAGACACGTTTTCTATGATGAAATTGAAGACGAAAGAGGCGGAAAGAAAAGCGAAGTAAAAAAAGAAATTACTTTACGTTTTTCTGATTCCCAAGATGAGGAAAAAGTAATTGAAATCAAAAATGGAGAAAATTATTTTGAACATTCCGAATCATCAATTGATGCTGCTATATTATTGTTTCCAGATATAGTAGGATATAATCAGATTTTTATTGACAATAATACTTCTTCTAATAGATATAATATGGCAGGATTCCCTCAAAGTAGACGGGTATTTGACGATAAATATAATAAATACAAAATATCAGATATTATTTCTTCCGACGAGAATATTTTAAGTCTCCGACTTGAAGTAGCTCACTTGTCACATAGTGACATTTCTGGATTTTCCGGAGGAGGTATTATTAAATTTAACGAGGATTATCTTACTATATGTGGAATACAAAGTAGAACTCCTGAAGAGGACTGCAATGGGGAAATTTCAGTTGTTCCAATTATGCGTTTTATTGAAATAGCTAAACAGCACAATCTCCCAGAATTACTTCCATCATTTTTGGTCAATTTCAAATTTTTGCAACAAGATGCTTTTAATTTTAATGCGAGTATAGATGATGATGATATTTCTTTTACAAGGCTATTTTTAAAACAAAAAACAGAAGAGGTTCTTTCAAGTGATATTACTCCTCGATTTATTAAAGATTATTTTACGGATAGATTGCTGATTAATGACAAGAATATGCTAAAGTTAAATGACGAGTTGATTTATATTACCTGGCTGGAGTTTTTGACTTTAATAAATATTGTAAAAGATAAAACTTGTAATATCAGTGATTTGGAAGATATCTTTTGTTATTTGAGATTATTATACAGAAAAACTGACACGGATTGGTTGGAGACGGATTTTTTAAAGGATTGTCTGGTTTCTAATTATGATGGTTTAGAAGAAAATGGGACCGTTTTTATCAAAACCAATAAACTTCCGTCCAAGCAAAATATAAAACATTATAGACTAAATAAAGGTAGTATTGTTCCTCGAATTGATTCTTTAAAAAGCAATTACGAAAATGGAACACTCAACTCTGATGTCAATAATATCACAAATGCCCTTTCTGAATTAAAAGAATTTGTATTTGATAAATATAACTTTATCCATTTTGAATATTTGAAACATTTTATGTTGGTTGAAAATAGTGAGAACTATAAGAATTTTAAAAAATCTAATGAAAATGAATTATTAATAAAACTTAAAGAAGAATATGGGAAAATATTCGGAATATAG
- a CDS encoding ComEC/Rec2 family competence protein, producing MKIKFLQAYNGDSIWISFLENDIPRNIIIDGGIGDTYENNLKRKGDLFKVIEHIKNNEQKIDLLVMTHFDDDHIGGLLRWLNKDKEAPMLIKKVWFNSGKKIAKELAIEENQDLNIEIKEGEDDFYTSTKQGIKFEEYLSKNQLWDGKIIKQGNEIDLLGLKFKILSPNIESLKNLLELYKKEVDYFTSGGEFDFETSLKDFIEEESKPKFKFKEDKSIPNGSSIAFIMEYEDKNFLFLGDAHPSVVVEGLNKFEIDKENSLQTELIKISHHGSKHNTDLELLSMIKTNNYLISSNATQHGLPNKRTIARIIKNNPNANIHFNYDISTKIITDEDFNDFEYFKISSKNEFNY from the coding sequence ATGAAAATTAAATTTTTACAAGCATATAATGGAGATTCTATATGGATTTCATTTTTAGAAAATGATATTCCTCGAAATATAATTATAGATGGAGGAATTGGGGATACTTATGAAAATAATTTGAAGAGAAAAGGTGATTTATTTAAGGTGATTGAGCATATAAAAAACAATGAGCAGAAGATTGACCTTTTAGTAATGACACATTTCGATGACGACCATATTGGTGGATTATTAAGATGGTTGAATAAAGATAAAGAAGCCCCAATGCTTATTAAGAAAGTTTGGTTTAACTCTGGAAAAAAAATAGCTAAAGAATTAGCTATTGAAGAAAATCAAGATTTGAATATTGAAATTAAAGAAGGTGAAGACGATTTTTATACAAGTACCAAACAAGGGATTAAGTTTGAAGAATATCTGTCAAAAAATCAATTATGGGACGGTAAAATAATTAAACAAGGTAATGAAATTGACCTTCTAGGATTAAAGTTTAAAATATTATCCCCAAATATAGAAAGTCTAAAAAACTTATTAGAATTATATAAAAAAGAGGTAGACTATTTTACAAGTGGCGGAGAGTTTGATTTTGAAACATCTTTGAAAGATTTTATAGAAGAAGAATCTAAACCAAAATTTAAGTTTAAAGAAGATAAAAGCATTCCTAATGGTAGTTCCATTGCTTTTATAATGGAATATGAAGATAAAAACTTTTTATTTTTAGGTGATGCACATCCATCAGTAGTAGTTGAAGGATTAAATAAATTTGAAATTGATAAAGAAAATTCTTTACAAACTGAGCTAATAAAAATTTCACATCACGGAAGTAAGCATAACACGGATTTAGAATTGCTGTCAATGATTAAGACTAATAATTATTTAATAAGTTCAAACGCCACTCAACACGGTTTGCCAAATAAAAGAACAATTGCGAGGATTATAAAGAATAACCCAAATGCTAATATTCATTTTAATTACGATATAAGTACAAAAATTATCACAGATGAAGATTTTAACGATTTTGAATATTTCAAAATCAGTTCTAAAAATGAATTTAATTACTAA
- a CDS encoding ATP-binding protein — MRYLSKIVFINSADKSLKYSEVDLDGNVHFIGTQGVGKSTLLRSILFFYNADIQKLGISREKKNYNEYYFPYQNSYIVYEIQTETGKYCVLSFKSQGRVAFRFINSGYDKNFFIDNEGKAYETFDKIRVALGKTDITRIVNNYEEYRNILYGNNKGLQSEFRKYALMESKQFQNIPRTIANVFLNTKLDAEFVKETIIKSLNEDEVKIDLTTYSQTHLRDFETNLNDIKKWTEDRIDKQAEKVSITYSALRFLEQKKKELAHQLGYALNSVKEQQPKVEEQLNAETLKQDRVKEKLSNLDKDFGKRKDDILKQMGEVSSKLKDIKTKRDEYAILNIESILHRVSQKPNLDLEEKKLLEEKNILTSKFLEIQQRFEAQLRQLENQLSAFENNKLAEKNKIEKNFNDFEKEINRQFDLIYDDISKQNKEALATANNKVKDKTNAITNQKIKLSEAKHKRFFEKEIANCKTDIEKVKSIISKAEIEIQQSNDKIKSFQKDSEFEEKNNKADTERNIERYLEEIEKLSKKIADIDAKIENSRDSFYGWLNENISDWEHSIGKVIDEENVLFKKGLNPKKSDDNSRSFYGINIDTNEISKNVKTVAELQNEQKEINEKIQGIKQSIQKLQTDLIDDLDKLKRRFHPKIKELKENILQNEYNLQTGKSKLDELSVQLTEWESKAKSEQKSVIKNIEENIAQLNEEKIKSEEEVLKIETSITKTIDAKKKEKASKIKEEQKILVDISQNLDAQIQEEKKNIHKKFESIKTDQKNELKAKGADTIRVDAIDLRLSELQSELIFIENNRDKVAEYNKDKRELFDKEGEFKTNKTLLDKKLETEQEKHQQQKEKFVHQIGIYKSEIEALRKTLENFKEDVTAFENFTKTETYQSVESFISNFTECHTTGQNCASLTSELQTTDFRIIKRYNELQENINRFTGNFQENNLFSFKVKFTDKTEYFEFSEMLKEFVEENKIEEYKQRVEERFAHIIRQIGRETNSLIEKEGEISKIITEINNDFVARNFVGAIKSMELKTIESKNKIFNLLVEIKNFNDENIFNLGKPDLFSTDDQSDKNKMAISLLIQLIKEMSISKEKEITLSDSFELLFKIVENDNDTGWVEKLTNVGSEGTDVLVKAMINIMLLNVFKEKATKKMKGDFRLHCMMDEIGKLHPNNVKGILKFANDRNILLINSSPTSLNAMDYRYTYLLTKDSKNVTSIKRLVKKIIKAET; from the coding sequence ATGAGATACCTGAGTAAAATTGTCTTCATCAATAGTGCCGACAAATCTTTGAAATATTCCGAAGTAGATTTAGACGGGAATGTGCATTTTATTGGTACGCAAGGTGTTGGGAAAAGCACATTGCTTAGATCCATACTTTTCTTTTATAATGCGGATATACAAAAATTAGGAATTTCTAGAGAAAAGAAAAATTATAATGAATATTATTTTCCCTATCAAAATTCATACATCGTTTATGAAATACAAACCGAAACTGGGAAATATTGTGTTTTAAGTTTTAAATCACAAGGTAGAGTTGCATTTCGATTCATAAATTCTGGTTATGACAAAAATTTCTTCATTGATAATGAAGGAAAAGCTTATGAAACATTCGACAAAATCAGAGTTGCTCTTGGAAAAACTGATATCACAAGAATTGTAAACAATTACGAAGAATACAGAAATATCCTCTACGGAAACAATAAAGGTTTGCAAAGCGAATTTCGAAAATATGCATTGATGGAAAGCAAACAATTTCAAAACATCCCGAGAACAATTGCCAATGTATTTCTAAATACCAAATTGGATGCAGAATTTGTAAAAGAAACCATCATAAAGTCTTTAAATGAAGATGAAGTTAAAATTGACCTTACCACTTATTCACAGACACATCTTCGTGATTTTGAAACTAACCTTAACGACATCAAAAAATGGACAGAAGACAGAATAGATAAACAAGCAGAAAAAGTTTCAATAACTTATTCTGCATTGAGATTTTTGGAACAAAAGAAAAAGGAGTTGGCTCATCAATTGGGTTATGCTTTAAATAGTGTAAAAGAGCAACAGCCAAAAGTTGAAGAGCAACTGAATGCCGAAACATTGAAACAAGACAGAGTAAAAGAAAAACTCAGCAATCTTGATAAAGATTTTGGAAAAAGGAAAGATGATATTTTGAAACAAATGGGCGAAGTTTCAAGCAAACTGAAAGATATAAAAACAAAGCGAGATGAATATGCTATTTTGAATATAGAATCTATCCTTCACCGTGTTTCCCAAAAGCCAAATTTAGATTTGGAAGAAAAAAAATTATTGGAAGAAAAAAACATTCTGACCTCAAAATTTCTTGAAATTCAGCAACGTTTTGAAGCACAACTACGACAATTGGAAAATCAATTATCAGCATTTGAAAACAACAAACTGGCAGAAAAAAATAAAATAGAAAAGAATTTCAATGATTTTGAAAAAGAAATCAATCGACAGTTCGATTTAATTTATGATGACATTAGCAAACAAAATAAGGAAGCATTAGCAACTGCAAATAACAAAGTAAAAGATAAAACCAATGCAATTACTAATCAAAAAATAAAACTATCAGAAGCAAAACACAAACGCTTTTTTGAAAAAGAAATTGCGAATTGTAAAACAGATATTGAAAAGGTAAAGTCTATTATTTCTAAAGCCGAGATCGAAATTCAACAATCTAATGATAAGATAAAATCTTTTCAAAAGGATTCGGAGTTTGAAGAAAAAAATAACAAAGCCGATACCGAAAGGAATATTGAGAGATATTTAGAAGAAATTGAAAAATTAAGCAAAAAAATTGCTGATATTGATGCTAAAATTGAGAACAGTAGAGATTCTTTTTACGGTTGGTTAAATGAAAATATATCTGATTGGGAACACTCAATTGGAAAAGTAATTGACGAAGAAAATGTATTGTTTAAAAAAGGTTTAAACCCTAAAAAATCTGATGACAATAGTCGGAGTTTCTACGGAATAAATATTGACACAAACGAAATAAGTAAGAATGTAAAAACTGTTGCTGAATTACAAAATGAACAAAAGGAAATTAATGAAAAAATTCAAGGAATTAAGCAATCAATTCAGAAACTTCAGACAGATTTGATTGACGATTTGGATAAATTGAAAAGAAGATTTCATCCAAAAATAAAGGAATTAAAAGAGAACATTTTACAAAATGAATACAACCTACAAACTGGAAAATCAAAATTAGATGAACTTTCTGTACAACTTACTGAATGGGAAAGCAAAGCTAAAAGTGAGCAAAAATCAGTAATTAAAAATATTGAAGAAAATATTGCTCAACTAAATGAAGAAAAAATAAAATCGGAAGAGGAAGTTTTAAAAATAGAAACAAGTATTACCAAAACGATTGATGCGAAAAAGAAAGAAAAAGCTTCAAAAATAAAAGAAGAACAGAAAATCTTAGTTGATATTTCACAAAATTTGGATGCTCAAATTCAGGAGGAGAAGAAAAATATTCATAAAAAATTTGAATCAATAAAAACAGATCAAAAGAATGAATTGAAAGCTAAAGGAGCGGATACTATAAGAGTTGACGCTATAGATTTGCGATTATCTGAACTTCAATCTGAATTGATTTTTATTGAGAATAATCGTGATAAAGTTGCAGAATACAACAAAGACAAAAGGGAATTATTTGACAAAGAAGGCGAATTCAAAACTAACAAAACGTTATTAGATAAAAAATTAGAAACCGAGCAAGAAAAACATCAACAACAAAAAGAAAAATTTGTACATCAAATAGGCATCTATAAATCAGAAATTGAAGCACTTCGTAAAACTTTAGAAAATTTCAAAGAAGATGTAACGGCTTTTGAAAATTTCACAAAAACAGAAACATATCAAAGTGTTGAAAGTTTTATATCTAACTTTACAGAATGCCATACAACAGGACAAAATTGTGCTTCACTAACTTCCGAACTTCAAACTACAGATTTTAGGATTATAAAACGGTATAACGAATTACAGGAAAACATCAATAGATTTACAGGAAATTTTCAAGAAAATAACCTGTTTAGTTTCAAAGTAAAATTTACAGATAAAACTGAATACTTTGAATTTTCTGAAATGCTTAAAGAATTTGTAGAAGAAAACAAAATCGAGGAATACAAGCAACGAGTAGAAGAGCGATTTGCACATATCATCCGCCAAATAGGTCGAGAAACCAATTCTCTGATTGAAAAAGAAGGCGAAATAAGTAAAATAATCACTGAAATCAACAATGACTTTGTAGCAAGAAATTTTGTTGGAGCCATCAAAAGTATGGAACTCAAAACCATTGAAAGTAAAAACAAAATTTTCAATTTATTGGTTGAAATAAAAAACTTTAATGATGAAAATATTTTCAACTTGGGCAAACCTGATTTGTTTTCTACTGATGACCAAAGCGATAAAAATAAGATGGCCATTTCATTGCTAATTCAGCTCATTAAAGAGATGTCCATTTCTAAAGAAAAAGAAATTACACTATCCGATTCGTTTGAATTGCTATTCAAAATTGTGGAAAACGACAACGATACAGGTTGGGTAGAAAAATTAACAAATGTAGGTTCTGAAGGAACCGACGTACTTGTAAAAGCAATGATAAACATTATGCTTCTCAACGTTTTTAAAGAAAAAGCAACCAAAAAGATGAAAGGTGATTTTCGATTGCATTGTATGATGGATGAGATTGGAAAACTGCATCCCAACAACGTTAAAGGCATTTTGAAATTTGCTAATGACCGAAATATTTTGCTCATCAATAGTTCGCCAACATCACTAAATGCAATGGATTACAGATATACTTATTTATTAACCAAAGACAGCAAAAATGTAACAAGCATCAAACGGTTAGTAAAGAAAATTATAAAAGCAGAAACATAA